One window from the genome of Pseudomonadota bacterium encodes:
- a CDS encoding ATP-binding cassette domain-containing protein, which translates to MTLVSVTDVHLEFGDTTLFRGASFQIDDEERVCLIGRNGAGKSTLMKLVRGTMQPDSGDVTRHPDCRIATLEQDLPAAHNLTVHDFVLQGLEGHRALIEEFERRSAAAAEDAESLGALEALQRNIEAHGGWQPEQRVETIASELDLPIDQNMNALSGGWRRRVSLARALVGNPDLLLLDEPTNHLDLSTIEWLEDRIRGFRGSVLFITHDRAFLERLATRIVEIDRGLLNSWPGGYRNFLRQKESALEAEAKESELFEKRLGQEEAWIRQGIKARRTRNEGRVRALKAMREEYSQRQAFKPKDKVRISVEQADQSGRKVITARNVHYAYDDHQVIEGLNLQIMRGDRIGLVGNNGVGKSTLLKLMLGEMQPQMGTVKLGTNLEVGYFDQLRRDLDGERTVADIVGDGRDYIPINGKQRHVIGYLRGFLFSAKRAQEKVKVLSGGECNRLILAQLFTRPSNLLVLDEPTNDLDVETLEVLEDRLVEYTGTLIVVSHDREFLDNVVTSILVFEEGGEVERYVGGYSDWLKHGRRLAVRDDVNADKRREQVEAQRARPRPNQKLSYKLQRELDALPGQIEALETKVESLESDVASEGFYDQPFEEKVKPALDALEAAKAELDTAIARWDELETMQAELQGAGSE; encoded by the coding sequence ATGACGCTCGTCAGCGTCACCGACGTCCACCTCGAATTCGGCGACACCACCCTCTTCCGCGGCGCGTCCTTCCAGATCGACGACGAAGAGCGCGTGTGTCTCATCGGTCGCAACGGCGCCGGCAAGTCCACGCTGATGAAGCTGGTGCGCGGCACGATGCAGCCGGACAGCGGCGACGTCACCCGCCACCCGGACTGTCGCATCGCGACGCTGGAACAGGACCTGCCGGCCGCACACAACCTGACTGTGCACGACTTTGTGCTCCAGGGACTGGAGGGCCACCGAGCCCTCATCGAGGAGTTCGAGCGACGCTCCGCCGCCGCCGCCGAAGACGCCGAGTCACTCGGGGCGTTGGAAGCGCTCCAGCGCAACATCGAGGCCCACGGCGGCTGGCAGCCCGAGCAGCGCGTGGAGACCATCGCGTCCGAATTGGACCTCCCGATCGACCAGAACATGAACGCCCTGAGCGGCGGCTGGCGCCGCCGGGTCTCCCTGGCCAGGGCCCTGGTCGGCAACCCGGACCTGCTGCTCTTAGACGAGCCCACCAACCACCTCGACCTCTCCACCATCGAGTGGCTGGAAGACCGCATTCGCGGCTTCCGCGGCAGCGTCCTGTTCATCACCCACGACCGCGCCTTCCTGGAGCGCCTTGCCACCCGCATCGTCGAGATCGATCGCGGCTTGCTCAACTCATGGCCTGGCGGCTACCGCAACTTCCTGCGCCAGAAGGAGTCCGCCCTCGAAGCAGAGGCGAAAGAGAGCGAGCTGTTCGAGAAGCGCTTGGGCCAGGAAGAAGCCTGGATCCGCCAGGGCATCAAGGCCAGGCGCACACGCAACGAGGGGCGCGTGCGTGCGCTCAAGGCCATGCGCGAGGAGTACTCCCAGCGCCAGGCCTTCAAGCCGAAGGACAAGGTGCGCATCTCCGTGGAGCAGGCGGACCAGAGCGGGCGCAAGGTGATCACCGCCCGCAACGTGCACTACGCCTACGATGACCATCAGGTGATCGAAGGGCTCAACCTGCAGATCATGCGCGGCGACCGCATCGGCCTCGTCGGCAACAACGGCGTAGGCAAGAGCACCTTGCTCAAGCTCATGCTCGGCGAGATGCAGCCTCAGATGGGCACGGTAAAGCTCGGCACCAACCTCGAGGTGGGCTACTTCGATCAGCTGCGCCGCGACCTCGATGGCGAACGCACGGTGGCGGACATCGTGGGCGATGGCCGCGACTACATCCCCATCAACGGTAAGCAGCGCCACGTGATTGGCTACCTGCGCGGCTTCCTGTTCAGTGCCAAGCGCGCCCAGGAGAAGGTGAAGGTGCTGTCGGGCGGTGAGTGCAACCGCCTGATCCTCGCCCAGCTGTTCACCCGTCCTAGCAACCTGCTGGTGCTCGACGAGCCCACCAACGACCTCGACGTGGAGACCCTCGAGGTGCTCGAGGATCGCCTGGTCGAGTACACGGGCACACTCATCGTGGTGAGCCACGACCGCGAGTTCCTCGACAACGTGGTCACCAGCATCCTGGTCTTCGAGGAGGGCGGCGAGGTCGAGCGCTACGTGGGTGGCTACTCCGATTGGCTCAAGCACGGCCGCCGGCTCGCCGTACGCGATGATGTGAACGCGGACAAGCGTCGCGAACAGGTGGAGGCACAGCGGGCGCGGCCGCGACCCAATCAGAAGCTCAGCTACAAGCTGCAGCGCGAGCTGGACGCCTTGCCCGGGCAGATTGAAGCGCTGGAGACCAAGGTGGAGTCGCTGGAGTCCGACGTTGCCAGCGAGGGCTTCTACGATCAGCCCTTCGAGGAGAAGGTGAAGCCGGCCCTCGACGCGTTGGAAGCAGCGAAGGCTGAGCTCGATACGGCGATCGCGCGGTGGGATGAGCTCGAGACCATGCAGGCGGAGCTGCAGGGCGCGGGATCGGAGTAG
- a CDS encoding DUF5060 domain-containing protein encodes MNQLPSAACIAHLMRCAGGVALVLLSLGTGLAHAAQISGSLITWHPLTVDFVGPEANERDDAPNPFLDYRLTVEWTGPDGQLISVPGFFAGDGSGGATGDVWRVRFAPEAPGTWQYTARFRSGEEVAISLDPQAGEATGPDGETGSVDIAPIDPDASGFLPWGRLEYVGEHYPKFRDGPYWLKGGVDSPENFLGYAGFHNTEDQGGINSGFLHEYAPHRQDFSPGDPEFFNEQSGVDSEGIIGALNYLASAKVNSIYFLPMNLGGDGQETYPFVGPADDRFDKTHYDIRKLYEWNLVLNHAQEQGISPHFVLAETESPNEQWLDDGTLGVERKLYYRELIARFAYLLTGKWNLSEENDYNVSALREFADYLRALDWSGKHIAVHTKPNNFRDYDEIVGEDRFDATSIQYAPDQAGDHVETWRQNSAAVGRPWILDMDENNPAGSGLNDENAEDLRKRVLYDVYFSGGAIEWYFGYHDLPLGGDMRTEDFRTRAEMYDYMWYARRFLEEQVPFWEMAPNDALLSGEAGAFGGGEVLAKVGEAYAIYLPDADPAGSLDLGGVAGSFVRRWYDPVTGEFAGEPLTLLGGAPAALGTSPSRPSEDWVALILRDDDAPPPPPPDFAVVELALIDADLDQPIPDQDPLADGATLNLATLPTRNLNVVARTDGEIGSVRFLLDGAVFSTENVAPYALAGDSNGDFNAWTPPLGELTITATAYAGEGAGGEVGGSVMITLDVVDEAPPPPVFTLSPTAPGEAGVVNEWETLNGSPGGVSLIFAAGNEGDTPITVGNCEVTLALASERRLAGAQADPEGRALASRPLPISLAGRTLYFQALDLQSCTLSNVTQSTL; translated from the coding sequence ATGAATCAGCTCCCATCTGCCGCCTGTATCGCGCACCTAATGCGTTGTGCAGGTGGGGTCGCGCTCGTGCTCCTTAGCTTGGGTACGGGCCTCGCGCATGCCGCACAGATCAGTGGCTCGCTGATCACCTGGCACCCCCTTACGGTCGACTTCGTCGGCCCTGAAGCCAATGAGCGGGATGACGCCCCAAACCCCTTCCTCGACTACCGACTGACCGTGGAGTGGACCGGACCCGACGGTCAGCTGATCTCCGTGCCCGGGTTCTTCGCCGGTGACGGCAGCGGTGGTGCGACGGGAGATGTCTGGCGCGTACGTTTCGCGCCGGAGGCGCCCGGCACCTGGCAGTACACGGCGCGCTTTCGAAGCGGTGAGGAAGTGGCCATCTCCCTCGACCCCCAGGCAGGCGAGGCCACCGGGCCCGACGGTGAGACTGGCAGCGTCGACATCGCGCCCATCGACCCCGATGCCAGTGGCTTTCTGCCCTGGGGCCGATTGGAGTACGTCGGTGAGCACTACCCGAAGTTTCGCGACGGACCCTACTGGCTGAAGGGTGGCGTCGATAGCCCTGAGAACTTCCTCGGCTACGCCGGCTTTCACAACACGGAAGACCAGGGCGGCATCAACTCGGGCTTCCTCCACGAGTACGCACCCCACCGCCAGGACTTCTCTCCCGGCGATCCCGAGTTTTTCAACGAGCAGAGCGGCGTCGACAGCGAGGGCATCATCGGCGCCCTGAACTACCTCGCGAGTGCCAAGGTGAACTCCATCTACTTCCTGCCGATGAATCTCGGCGGGGACGGTCAGGAGACCTACCCCTTCGTGGGGCCCGCCGACGATCGCTTCGACAAGACCCACTACGACATCCGAAAGCTCTACGAATGGAACCTGGTGCTCAATCACGCCCAGGAGCAGGGCATCTCACCGCACTTCGTGCTGGCGGAGACCGAATCGCCAAACGAGCAATGGCTGGACGACGGAACCCTGGGCGTGGAGCGCAAGCTCTATTATCGCGAGCTCATCGCCCGCTTCGCCTACCTGCTGACCGGCAAGTGGAACCTCTCCGAAGAGAACGACTACAACGTCTCGGCGCTGCGCGAGTTCGCCGACTACCTGCGCGCCCTCGATTGGTCCGGCAAGCACATCGCCGTGCACACGAAACCGAACAACTTTCGTGACTACGATGAGATCGTCGGCGAAGACCGCTTCGATGCCACCTCGATCCAGTACGCCCCGGATCAGGCGGGCGATCACGTGGAGACCTGGCGCCAGAACTCCGCCGCCGTGGGCCGCCCGTGGATCCTCGACATGGACGAGAACAACCCCGCCGGCTCGGGCCTCAACGATGAGAATGCCGAGGACCTGCGCAAGCGCGTGCTCTACGACGTGTACTTCTCCGGCGGTGCCATCGAGTGGTACTTCGGCTACCACGACCTGCCCTTGGGCGGCGACATGCGCACGGAGGACTTCCGCACCCGCGCGGAGATGTACGACTACATGTGGTACGCCCGGCGCTTCCTCGAGGAGCAGGTGCCGTTCTGGGAGATGGCCCCGAACGACGCGCTCCTGAGCGGCGAGGCCGGCGCCTTCGGCGGTGGCGAGGTGCTCGCCAAGGTGGGCGAGGCCTACGCGATCTATTTGCCCGACGCCGATCCGGCAGGCTCTCTGGATTTAGGCGGCGTGGCGGGCAGCTTCGTGCGTCGCTGGTACGACCCCGTCACCGGCGAGTTCGCAGGTGAGCCACTCACCCTGCTCGGCGGCGCGCCGGCCGCCTTGGGCACATCGCCCTCACGCCCCTCGGAAGACTGGGTGGCCTTGATCCTGCGCGACGACGACGCCCCGCCGCCGCCCCCGCCGGACTTCGCCGTGGTGGAGCTCGCCTTGATCGACGCGGACTTGGATCAGCCGATCCCCGACCAGGACCCCCTGGCCGACGGCGCTACCCTCAACCTCGCGACGCTCCCCACCCGCAACCTCAACGTGGTGGCGCGCACGGACGGTGAGATCGGCAGCGTTCGCTTCCTCCTCGACGGTGCCGTGTTCTCCACGGAGAACGTCGCGCCCTACGCCCTCGCTGGCGACAGCAACGGCGACTTCAACGCCTGGACCCCGCCCCTCGGCGAGCTCACGATCACGGCCACGGCCTACGCTGGGGAAGGCGCTGGCGGCGAGGTGGGCGGCAGCGTGATGATCACCCTCGACGTGGTGGACGAGGCACCGCCCCCACCCGTGTTCACCTTGTCGCCCACGGCCCCCGGTGAGGCCGGCGTGGTGAACGAGTGGGAGACCCTCAATGGCTCGCCCGGCGGCGTCAGCCTGATCTTCGCCGCGGGCAACGAAGGCGACACGCCGATCACCGTGGGCAACTGTGAGGTCACCCTCGCCCTGGCGTCCGAGCGGCGTCTCGCGGGCGCTCAGGCCGACCCCGAGGGTCGCGCCCTGGCTTCGCGTCCACTGCCGATTAGCCTGGCCGGACGCACGCTCTACTTCCAGGCCCTCGATCTGCAGAGCTGCACCCTCAGCAACGTCACCCAAAGCACCCTGTGA
- a CDS encoding proton-conducting transporter membrane subunit has product MLLAAAVSFANPGRRPTNRGPLVAEILALFAMASSLGAGLVLITQGPGTSPALLGLSSRLDVVSVLMLLLVSFVGWVVLRYSRNYLDGESRQGAFTGWMCLTLAAVLLLVQAGNLTQLFVAWVSTSLTLHRLLLFYPDRVPAQRAAAKKFVVARLSDGALLGAVVLLANAFGTGDIATILSAASTGESSASLTLAAGLIAIAALLKSAQFPTHGWLTEVMETPTPVSALLHAGLINAGGFLLLRFADVMLLAPGMLAVLVIIGGFTALYGSCVMLTQPTVKTSLAWSTVAQMGFMTLQCGLGLFALALLHIVAHSLYKAHAFLAAGGAVERVASIQRPGPVAIPRAGAVVLSFIAALTIYCAIGLAFGLDHKSAQAIVLGAILVLGVAYLLAQGFADAAPRELTRRTALYSVVTSVAYFTLHNAAEWLTAGTLPAPPTPDSLEWALMVLSVLSFALVAVGQATFPLWAYHPAAAGLRVHLSNGLYVNALFDRLVGGWSITRRPSRTAA; this is encoded by the coding sequence ATGCTGCTTGCCGCCGCCGTCTCCTTCGCCAACCCCGGTCGCCGCCCGACCAACCGCGGGCCCTTGGTGGCGGAGATCCTGGCTCTGTTCGCCATGGCCAGCAGCCTCGGCGCCGGGCTGGTGCTGATCACCCAGGGCCCCGGCACCAGCCCCGCCCTGCTGGGCTTGAGTTCGCGCCTCGATGTGGTGAGCGTACTGATGCTGCTGTTGGTGAGCTTCGTCGGCTGGGTGGTGCTGCGCTACTCGCGCAACTACCTCGACGGCGAGTCGCGCCAGGGCGCGTTCACGGGCTGGATGTGCCTCACGCTCGCCGCCGTACTCCTCCTCGTGCAGGCGGGCAACCTAACGCAACTGTTCGTGGCCTGGGTGAGCACGAGCCTGACGCTGCATCGTCTGCTTCTGTTCTACCCCGATCGCGTGCCCGCCCAGCGCGCCGCCGCCAAGAAGTTCGTCGTCGCCCGACTCAGTGACGGTGCGCTACTCGGCGCTGTCGTGCTTCTTGCCAACGCCTTCGGCACCGGCGACATCGCCACCATCCTGAGTGCCGCGAGCACCGGCGAGAGCAGTGCGTCGCTCACCCTGGCGGCAGGCCTGATCGCCATCGCGGCCCTGCTCAAGTCGGCCCAGTTCCCCACCCACGGCTGGCTGACGGAGGTGATGGAGACGCCGACGCCGGTGTCGGCCCTGCTCCACGCGGGCTTGATCAACGCCGGGGGCTTCCTCCTCTTACGCTTCGCCGACGTGATGCTGCTGGCGCCCGGCATGCTCGCCGTGCTGGTGATCATCGGTGGCTTCACCGCGCTGTACGGCAGCTGCGTGATGCTGACCCAGCCGACCGTGAAGACTTCCCTCGCCTGGTCGACCGTGGCTCAGATGGGCTTCATGACCCTCCAGTGCGGTCTCGGCCTGTTCGCCCTGGCCTTGCTGCACATCGTTGCCCACTCGCTCTACAAGGCGCACGCGTTCCTCGCCGCTGGCGGCGCGGTCGAGCGGGTCGCGTCGATCCAGCGCCCGGGGCCGGTGGCTATCCCGCGCGCGGGCGCGGTGGTCCTGTCATTCATCGCGGCACTCACGATCTACTGCGCCATCGGCCTCGCCTTCGGCCTCGATCACAAGTCGGCCCAGGCCATCGTGCTCGGCGCCATTCTCGTGCTGGGCGTGGCCTACCTGCTGGCGCAGGGCTTTGCCGATGCAGCGCCGCGCGAGCTCACCCGTCGCACGGCGCTCTACTCGGTGGTGACCTCCGTCGCCTACTTCACCCTGCACAACGCCGCCGAGTGGCTCACCGCCGGCACGCTGCCGGCGCCGCCGACGCCGGACTCCCTTGAGTGGGCGCTGATGGTGCTGTCGGTGCTGAGCTTCGCTCTGGTGGCGGTGGGCCAAGCCACCTTCCCCCTGTGGGCCTACCACCCCGCCGCCGCGGGCTTGCGCGTACACCTCTCGAACGGCCTGTACGTAAACGCCCTGTTCGATCGCCTCGTCGGCGGTTGGTCCATCACCCGTCGCCCATCGCGCACCGCTGCCTGA
- a CDS encoding AraC family transcriptional regulator, whose product MNDVQRKQMLFQGKGLSASVCYYTPHLRMAKHCHEHHQVSWLLVGEMQESGRRAARDVYRFSCGVKPAGFTHANHYGPSGSLILAINIDPEMTQALEALPLSDWCWRLPEDEVARRRFAELMPLLAEPTACREQVVWDLLALSQAHREDAQSVSTPPAWLANVRDALREGGPELDIATIAQETGVHRVHLSRSFSRHFGTTPSAYRSRSAMAKAVTALAAGHSLSSAASEAGFADQAHLHRVVRRQTGLTPGALSRLAQRGKVTSVQ is encoded by the coding sequence ATGAACGACGTCCAACGCAAGCAAATGCTGTTTCAGGGCAAGGGCCTTTCGGCGAGCGTCTGCTACTACACGCCGCACTTGCGCATGGCGAAGCACTGCCACGAGCACCACCAGGTGTCTTGGCTACTCGTGGGGGAGATGCAGGAGTCCGGACGACGCGCAGCGCGCGACGTGTACCGCTTCTCCTGCGGCGTGAAGCCCGCGGGGTTCACCCACGCCAATCACTACGGGCCGTCGGGATCGCTGATCCTCGCCATCAACATCGATCCCGAGATGACGCAGGCGCTCGAGGCGCTACCTCTTTCCGACTGGTGCTGGCGCCTTCCCGAGGATGAGGTGGCGCGGCGGCGCTTCGCCGAGCTGATGCCGCTGCTCGCTGAGCCAACGGCTTGTCGCGAGCAGGTGGTGTGGGATCTGCTCGCCCTCTCCCAGGCGCATCGCGAGGATGCGCAGAGCGTGTCGACGCCGCCCGCATGGTTAGCGAACGTTCGCGATGCTTTGCGTGAGGGCGGTCCCGAGCTGGACATCGCCACCATCGCCCAGGAGACGGGCGTTCATCGCGTACACCTCTCCCGTAGCTTCTCACGCCACTTCGGCACCACCCCCAGCGCCTACCGCTCACGCAGCGCCATGGCCAAGGCGGTCACGGCCCTCGCCGCGGGTCACTCCCTGAGCAGCGCCGCCAGCGAGGCGGGCTTCGCGGATCAGGCGCACCTGCACCGGGTCGTGCGCCGCCAGACGGGGCTCACCCCCGGTGCCCTCAGCCGCCTGGCCCAGCGCGGCAAGGTTACGTCCGTACAATAG
- a CDS encoding DUF2309 domain-containing protein — translation MSNVQETTVQTGLLAAADAAVRAVPPVWPLASSVAVNPYLGQTGDTLARTGARLARVAGCPITMPRSWYLERIAAGTITDDHLADALAKAPDHLRPQDVEALKAAAATPAPAPKALPTVAELAAQESGTDWPRLIAERVGHWAAGYFDAGQALWSAPRGRNAWTAWRATATHDLTPEIHGLAGFAQRVAEAPDSASEAIARAVDGLGLDAEALDTYFHQLLMTVNGWAQVARYHLWQAELAGTSDETAIDLLAIRLTYELALYEQHREALTEQWLVTRAEHSTPLEADAELWLDAILQEAAERAAQCDIAGKLNLGPVAADDGDRTRPALQAAFCIDVRSEVFRRALEGLDARIETLGFAGFFGIATSHKRFASDTAEHRLPVLLNAGVHSVSGTCDHEPKAFASRIKARATRAWGRFKLAAVSSFAFVEASGPLYIVKLIRDSLGGSAHDAAPTDPAPRLDPDLHLEQRIAAARTVLSAMSLTDNFARVVVLAGHGANVVNNPHASALHCGACGGYSGEVNARLLAGLLNDGDVRQGLRDGGLEIPEDTWFVGALHDTTTDAVTLYADDSPSTEHAEDLAQVRTWLRSAGQVTRGERALSLPRAESGDEVSARSGDWAETRPEWALAGCRAFIAAPRGRTAGHDLGGRAFLHNYDWQQDEGFGVLELILTAPVVVASWISLQYYGSSVSPEVFGGGNKLLHNVVGGIGVVEGNGGLLRAGLPWQSVHDGEGYQHEPLRLSVIAEAPREAISEILGRHDGVRDLFDNGWLHLFSIDGDRLWRYTGDLQWAEELEGSATGGAFDTSPPLSAAAS, via the coding sequence ATGAGCAACGTACAAGAGACGACTGTGCAGACCGGCCTGCTGGCCGCCGCCGACGCGGCTGTGCGCGCCGTGCCCCCCGTGTGGCCCCTGGCCTCCTCCGTCGCCGTCAACCCCTACCTGGGGCAGACCGGCGACACCCTGGCGCGGACCGGTGCCCGCCTGGCCCGCGTGGCCGGGTGCCCGATCACCATGCCGCGCAGCTGGTACCTCGAGCGTATCGCCGCCGGCACCATCACCGATGATCACCTAGCCGATGCCTTAGCCAAAGCGCCGGACCACCTGCGTCCGCAGGACGTGGAGGCCCTGAAAGCGGCCGCGGCCACCCCGGCTCCGGCGCCGAAGGCGTTGCCCACGGTGGCGGAACTCGCCGCTCAGGAGAGCGGCACCGACTGGCCACGCCTGATCGCCGAACGTGTCGGTCACTGGGCCGCGGGCTATTTCGATGCGGGCCAAGCCCTCTGGAGCGCCCCGCGCGGGCGCAACGCCTGGACCGCCTGGCGGGCCACCGCCACCCACGACCTCACGCCCGAGATCCACGGCCTTGCGGGCTTTGCCCAGCGCGTCGCCGAGGCGCCGGATAGCGCCAGCGAAGCCATCGCCCGCGCCGTCGACGGCCTGGGTCTCGACGCCGAGGCCCTCGACACCTACTTCCACCAGCTGCTGATGACCGTGAACGGCTGGGCCCAGGTGGCGCGCTATCACCTGTGGCAGGCGGAGCTGGCCGGCACCAGCGACGAGACCGCGATCGACCTGTTGGCGATCCGACTCACCTACGAGCTGGCACTCTACGAGCAACACCGTGAGGCTCTCACGGAACAGTGGTTGGTCACGCGTGCAGAGCACTCAACGCCGTTGGAAGCGGATGCTGAGCTATGGCTGGACGCCATTCTCCAGGAAGCAGCCGAGCGCGCCGCGCAGTGCGACATCGCCGGCAAGCTGAACCTGGGGCCGGTCGCCGCCGACGATGGCGATCGCACCCGCCCGGCCCTGCAGGCCGCCTTCTGCATCGATGTGCGCTCGGAGGTCTTCCGACGCGCCCTGGAGGGTCTGGACGCACGCATCGAGACCCTTGGCTTCGCCGGCTTCTTCGGCATCGCCACCTCGCACAAGCGCTTCGCCTCGGACACCGCGGAGCACCGCCTGCCGGTGCTCTTGAACGCGGGCGTGCACTCGGTGTCCGGCACCTGCGATCACGAGCCCAAGGCATTCGCTAGCCGCATCAAGGCCCGCGCCACGCGCGCCTGGGGTCGTTTCAAGTTGGCGGCGGTGTCGTCCTTCGCGTTCGTCGAGGCCTCCGGCCCGCTGTACATCGTGAAGCTGATCCGCGACTCCCTCGGCGGCAGCGCCCACGATGCGGCGCCCACGGATCCCGCCCCGCGTCTCGATCCCGACCTCCACCTGGAGCAGCGCATCGCCGCTGCGCGTACCGTACTCAGCGCGATGTCCCTCACGGACAACTTCGCTCGCGTGGTGGTGCTCGCCGGCCACGGCGCCAACGTGGTCAACAACCCCCACGCCAGCGCCCTGCACTGCGGCGCCTGTGGCGGCTACTCGGGTGAGGTCAACGCGCGGCTACTCGCAGGCCTGCTCAACGATGGCGACGTGCGCCAGGGCCTGCGCGACGGCGGTCTCGAGATCCCCGAAGACACCTGGTTCGTCGGTGCCCTGCACGACACCACCACCGACGCCGTCACCCTCTACGCCGACGATTCGCCGTCCACGGAGCACGCCGAGGACCTCGCGCAGGTGCGGACCTGGCTTCGCAGCGCCGGTCAGGTGACACGCGGCGAGCGTGCCCTGAGCCTGCCCCGCGCCGAGAGCGGCGACGAGGTCTCCGCGCGCAGCGGCGACTGGGCCGAGACCCGGCCCGAGTGGGCCCTCGCCGGCTGCCGCGCCTTCATCGCCGCCCCGCGCGGTCGCACGGCCGGCCACGACCTTGGCGGTCGCGCCTTCCTGCACAACTACGACTGGCAGCAGGACGAGGGCTTCGGCGTGCTGGAGCTCATCCTCACCGCCCCCGTGGTGGTGGCGAGTTGGATCAGCCTGCAGTACTACGGCTCGAGCGTGAGCCCCGAGGTGTTCGGCGGCGGTAACAAGCTGCTGCACAACGTGGTCGGCGGCATCGGCGTGGTCGAGGGCAACGGCGGCCTGCTGCGCGCGGGTCTGCCCTGGCAGTCGGTGCACGACGGCGAGGGCTACCAGCACGAACCGCTGCGCCTGTCCGTGATCGCCGAGGCCCCGCGCGAGGCGATCAGTGAGATCCTCGGCCGCCACGACGGCGTACGCGACCTCTTCGATAACGGTTGGCTGCACTTGTTCAGCATCGACGGCGATCGCCTGTGGCGCTACACGGGGGATCTGCAGTGGGCTGAGGAGCTCGAGGGCAGCGCGACCGGCGGCGCCTTCGACACCTCGCCACCCCTGTCAGCTGCCGCGAGCTAG
- a CDS encoding nucleotidyltransferase domain-containing protein yields the protein MNRSDIIATVAEACRRFDARIVAAWVFGSVGRDEMRADSDVDVAVRFASAPEGKLAAPPGRLEAELAALLSREVQVIDLHRAPVDLIHRVLRDGVLVYEGDASARIAFEVRTRNEYFDLLPTLQRYRREVGA from the coding sequence ATGAACCGATCGGACATCATTGCGACCGTAGCCGAGGCCTGTCGGCGCTTCGACGCGCGGATCGTGGCCGCTTGGGTTTTCGGTAGCGTAGGCCGGGACGAAATGCGCGCCGATAGCGATGTCGATGTAGCGGTGCGGTTCGCAAGTGCCCCGGAAGGCAAGCTCGCCGCGCCGCCGGGTCGCTTAGAGGCGGAACTCGCGGCCCTGCTGTCTCGCGAAGTGCAAGTGATCGATCTGCATCGCGCCCCCGTCGACTTGATACATCGCGTGCTACGAGACGGTGTGCTCGTCTACGAGGGGGATGCCAGCGCGCGAATAGCGTTCGAAGTACGTACGCGTAACGAGTATTTCGATCTGTTGCCGACGCTCCAGCGCTACCGGCGGGAGGTAGGTGCATGA
- a CDS encoding DUF4255 domain-containing protein, protein MIDAAIEHLAARLNLQLRSAFATDEDLVVVSNLCEQDGSAAPDVANKLAVFLVNLEQEAAARTAPAVRVAGGGLSLSSAPPLQLNLYMMVAANFHTESYVQGLRYLSEALSFFQCHPVFDQQASPDLPAPIERLVLDIKNQSLEELGTLWGSLGGHYRPSILYKVRYVLQAADDTNGHCP, encoded by the coding sequence ATGATAGACGCCGCTATCGAACACCTCGCCGCACGGCTGAACCTGCAGCTACGGAGTGCCTTCGCCACGGACGAGGACCTCGTGGTGGTCTCCAACTTGTGCGAGCAGGACGGCTCCGCCGCGCCGGACGTCGCCAACAAGTTGGCCGTGTTCCTGGTCAACTTGGAGCAGGAGGCAGCGGCGCGCACGGCACCCGCCGTACGCGTCGCCGGTGGCGGCCTATCGCTCAGCTCAGCGCCGCCCCTGCAACTGAACCTCTACATGATGGTCGCAGCCAACTTTCACACCGAGAGCTACGTGCAAGGCTTGCGTTACCTATCAGAGGCGCTGAGTTTCTTCCAATGTCATCCGGTCTTCGACCAGCAAGCCTCGCCCGACCTGCCAGCACCGATCGAGCGCTTGGTACTGGATATCAAGAATCAGTCGCTGGAGGAGCTTGGGACGCTGTGGGGGAGCCTCGGTGGCCACTACAGGCCATCGATTCTGTACAAGGTGCGCTACGTGCTGCAGGCCGCGGACGACACCAACGGCCATTGCCCGTGA